A window of the Xiashengella succiniciproducens genome harbors these coding sequences:
- a CDS encoding AMP-dependent synthetase/ligase, whose product MLSIIDYFEEKVGLFPDNPLVWEKTNGQFEPTSYKEIHDLVRKYAAGFMALGLQKGDRVSLLSEGRRDWLICELAILYAGGVNVPLSVKLEEANDLVFRINHSESRFVVVSGFQVAKIRAIKDKTPALESVIVFDEFEGIEERELSWAELLTKGVEFLDKDSQLLDSRRAEVKPNDLANISYTSGTTADPKGIMLSHRNYTANVEQAFSFIDIPSHFRTLVVLPWDHAFAHTAALYAFMYRGASIAAVKAGRTSNETLKNFAANIHEIKPHVLMSVPALAKNFRKNIEKGVQSKGKFAWLLFRAALAHAYWYNGTGDNKGKGLKRLTKPLGVLFDKILFSSVREGLGGELKFFIGGGALLDIELQRFFYALGIPMYQGYGLSEAAPIISANTPDHHKMGSSGRVVRNLEIKICDENGKELPLGVSGEIVVRGENVMLGYWKNPAASVDALKDGWLYTGDMGYLDKEGYLYVLGRYKSLLISHDGEKYSPEGIEEAIVDHCKSIDQVVLYNNQCAYTTAILVPNKDAVRTLLKHAGSKTDAEKKKIILDQIQKELAEFKKGGKLQDMFPQRWLPTVWFIAPEPFSEANRMLNSTMKIVRRAVEEKYSGEIEIMYKPGGREAIYEVNLGNLVEYLN is encoded by the coding sequence ATGCTTAGCATAATTGATTATTTTGAGGAGAAGGTCGGGTTATTTCCTGACAATCCACTGGTTTGGGAGAAGACTAACGGTCAGTTTGAACCAACAAGCTATAAAGAAATCCATGACCTTGTCAGGAAATATGCTGCAGGTTTTATGGCACTTGGATTACAAAAGGGAGACCGTGTCTCCCTTCTTTCTGAGGGACGGCGAGATTGGCTAATTTGTGAACTTGCAATACTGTATGCAGGTGGTGTCAATGTGCCCCTTTCAGTGAAACTGGAAGAGGCCAATGACCTTGTCTTCAGAATTAATCACTCCGAAAGCCGCTTTGTTGTAGTTTCAGGCTTTCAGGTAGCAAAGATCAGAGCTATAAAGGATAAGACTCCGGCACTCGAAAGTGTAATTGTCTTTGATGAGTTTGAAGGCATCGAAGAGAGGGAACTGAGCTGGGCTGAGCTTCTTACAAAGGGAGTGGAATTCCTGGATAAGGATTCTCAATTACTGGACTCACGTAGAGCTGAGGTCAAACCAAATGATCTAGCAAACATTTCCTATACATCAGGAACTACAGCAGATCCCAAAGGTATTATGCTGTCACATCGCAATTATACCGCAAATGTCGAACAGGCCTTTAGCTTTATAGATATTCCATCTCACTTCCGTACGCTCGTAGTTCTTCCCTGGGATCATGCATTCGCTCATACTGCAGCTTTGTATGCTTTTATGTACAGGGGTGCTTCAATAGCTGCTGTAAAGGCAGGAAGAACCAGCAACGAAACACTTAAGAACTTCGCAGCAAATATCCATGAGATTAAACCTCATGTACTGATGAGTGTACCTGCACTTGCAAAGAATTTCAGAAAGAACATTGAGAAGGGCGTACAATCAAAAGGTAAGTTTGCCTGGTTATTGTTCAGGGCTGCGCTTGCTCATGCATACTGGTACAATGGTACAGGTGACAATAAGGGCAAAGGTCTGAAAAGACTAACCAAACCTCTGGGTGTGTTGTTCGACAAGATACTTTTCTCAAGTGTTCGTGAGGGACTTGGAGGAGAGCTGAAATTCTTTATAGGAGGTGGAGCTTTGTTGGATATCGAACTTCAAAGATTCTTTTATGCGCTGGGTATACCAATGTATCAGGGCTATGGGTTGAGTGAAGCTGCTCCTATTATTTCTGCAAATACTCCTGATCACCATAAGATGGGATCATCAGGACGGGTCGTTCGTAATCTTGAAATCAAGATTTGTGATGAAAACGGAAAGGAACTGCCCCTCGGTGTTTCAGGAGAGATCGTAGTGCGTGGAGAAAATGTAATGCTGGGCTATTGGAAGAACCCGGCAGCCTCTGTTGATGCTCTGAAGGACGGATGGTTGTATACCGGAGACATGGGCTATCTTGACAAAGAAGGTTATTTATACGTTCTTGGTCGTTATAAAAGTCTGCTTATATCCCATGACGGTGAAAAATACAGTCCTGAAGGTATTGAGGAAGCAATAGTGGATCACTGCAAATCAATTGATCAGGTAGTACTTTACAACAATCAGTGTGCCTATACAACAGCCATACTGGTGCCAAATAAAGACGCTGTCAGGACTTTGTTAAAACATGCAGGTTCAAAGACAGATGCAGAGAAGAAGAAAATTATTCTTGATCAAATACAAAAAGAACTGGCGGAATTCAAAAAAGGTGGTAAATTGCAGGATATGTTTCCCCAGCGTTGGTTACCAACGGTTTGGTTTATCGCACCGGAACCTTTCAGTGAGGCCAACAGGATGCTAAACAGTACTATGAAAATTGTAAGGCGGGCAGTGGAAGAGAAATATTCCGGAGAGATAGAAATAATGTATAAGCCGGGGGGCAGGGAGGCTATATATGAGGTAAACCTTGGTAATTTGGTGGAATACCTGAATTAA
- a CDS encoding aldose epimerase family protein yields the protein MNIQELKIQNLANPAIKHFELKNGKGTSVKITNIGATITSIVTPDKNGNPAEISLGFDDPAHYLSKEYLGNCPFLGAVVGRFANRIANGRFTLDGKTYTLATNNGPNHLHGGPAGYFLKLWDSSIEGDTLVFKLFSPDNDEGYPGNVNVKVSYKLTEENELIIHYFAEADQATPVNLTNHAYFNLSGKKGNILDHEVMILADHYTPAIEAIPTGEIASVKNTPFDFTSFHRIGERIAQLPENTYDHNFVLNLKEGELSRAAVAKEAVSGRVLEVFTTLPGMQFYAGYYLDGSHSRSGRKFESFEGFCFETQYFPDSPNKANFPDCITKPGKPFDHTTVFKFSTEQ from the coding sequence ATGAACATACAAGAACTGAAGATTCAGAATCTGGCTAACCCTGCCATCAAGCATTTTGAACTTAAGAATGGTAAAGGTACCAGCGTCAAAATAACAAATATAGGTGCAACAATAACAAGCATCGTAACTCCAGACAAGAATGGAAATCCGGCTGAAATCTCTCTTGGCTTTGATGATCCTGCGCATTATCTGTCTAAAGAGTATCTAGGCAACTGCCCCTTCCTTGGTGCCGTAGTCGGACGCTTTGCAAACCGCATTGCCAATGGACGTTTTACTCTGGATGGTAAGACCTATACTCTGGCAACAAACAATGGCCCCAATCACCTTCACGGTGGTCCTGCAGGTTATTTTCTGAAGCTTTGGGACAGTAGCATTGAAGGCGACACACTTGTATTTAAGCTTTTTAGTCCGGATAATGACGAGGGATATCCAGGCAACGTCAATGTTAAGGTAAGCTATAAGCTAACTGAGGAAAACGAACTGATTATCCATTATTTTGCAGAAGCTGATCAGGCAACCCCGGTAAACCTTACCAACCACGCATATTTTAATCTTTCAGGTAAGAAAGGAAATATTCTGGATCATGAAGTAATGATCCTCGCGGATCATTACACCCCTGCAATAGAGGCTATTCCAACAGGTGAGATTGCTTCTGTTAAGAATACTCCCTTTGATTTCACAAGCTTTCACAGAATTGGTGAACGCATTGCCCAGCTTCCTGAAAATACTTATGACCATAACTTTGTTCTTAATCTGAAGGAAGGAGAACTCTCACGTGCAGCTGTTGCAAAGGAAGCCGTATCAGGCCGCGTACTTGAGGTTTTTACTACCCTTCCTGGTATGCAGTTTTATGCTGGTTACTATCTGGACGGAAGCCATAGCAGATCAGGTCGCAAATTTGAAAGCTTTGAGGGATTCTGCTTCGAGACTCAGTATTTCCCGGATTCGCCAAACAAAGCAAACTTCCCGGACTGTATAACAAAGCCTGGAAAACCTTTTGATCATACTACAGTATTTAAATTCAGTACCGAACAATAA
- a CDS encoding galactokinase yields the protein MDLLALKKHFKKLYGKDADYLFFSPGRVNLIGEHTDYNGGYVFPCAINYGTYLLASKNDGCGMRFASTNMELKADITCAALSQKQPGGAWVNYPLGVMHEFSKLGVKIEGLDLIYSGNIPNGAGLSSSASIEMVTAVMLNELFNKGALEMMEMVKLSQRAENQFVGVNSGIMDQFAVGMGLADHALALKCDTLEYHRVPLKLQGCRIVVSNTNKRRGLADSKYNERRAECEKALEEMNSEGKYNYLSDLGVELFDSLKGKLSSDVLLRRARHVITENQRVLDAMTALEKNDLAEFGRLMNASHVSLRDDYEVTGKELDALVEEAWKIEGVYGSRMTGAGFGGCTVSIVKEEAIDRFIEQVGKGYEARTGLKPDFYIAEVGDGARRLE from the coding sequence ATGGATTTACTTGCATTAAAGAAGCATTTTAAGAAGTTATACGGCAAAGACGCCGACTATCTTTTCTTTTCACCCGGGAGGGTTAACTTGATTGGTGAACACACCGATTATAACGGAGGCTACGTATTCCCCTGCGCCATCAACTATGGCACTTACTTACTTGCGAGTAAGAACGATGGATGCGGGATGCGTTTTGCAAGCACGAATATGGAGCTGAAAGCTGATATTACATGTGCAGCCCTGAGTCAAAAGCAGCCAGGGGGAGCATGGGTTAATTACCCTTTGGGGGTGATGCATGAGTTTTCCAAACTGGGCGTTAAAATCGAAGGTCTTGATCTTATTTATAGCGGTAATATTCCCAATGGTGCAGGTCTGTCGTCCTCGGCATCTATAGAGATGGTAACTGCGGTTATGCTCAACGAACTCTTTAACAAGGGCGCTCTTGAGATGATGGAGATGGTAAAACTTTCTCAGAGGGCAGAAAACCAGTTTGTCGGTGTCAACAGCGGTATCATGGACCAGTTTGCCGTCGGTATGGGCCTTGCTGACCATGCACTTGCACTCAAGTGTGATACACTTGAATACCATAGAGTACCTCTAAAACTGCAGGGATGCAGGATTGTTGTAAGTAATACAAACAAGCGCAGGGGACTGGCTGATTCAAAATATAATGAGAGAAGGGCCGAATGCGAGAAGGCACTTGAAGAGATGAACAGCGAGGGTAAGTACAATTATCTCAGTGATTTGGGTGTAGAATTATTTGATTCACTTAAGGGCAAATTGTCTTCTGATGTGTTATTAAGAAGAGCCCGTCACGTTATCACAGAAAACCAACGAGTACTGGATGCGATGACAGCTCTTGAGAAGAATGATCTAGCTGAATTTGGTCGCCTGATGAATGCCTCTCATGTTTCCCTGCGCGATGACTATGAAGTAACAGGTAAGGAACTTGATGCTCTGGTTGAAGAGGCTTGGAAGATTGAAGGAGTTTACGGTTCACGTATGACAGGTGCCGGTTTCGGTGGCTGCACCGTATCTATCGTGAAAGAGGAAGCTATTGACAGGTTTATCGAGCAGGTCGGTAAGGGGTATGAAGCACGTACCGGACTAAAGCCTGATTTTTACATTGCTGAGGTGGGAGATGGAGCTCGCAGACTTGAATAG